A window of the Gammaproteobacteria bacterium genome harbors these coding sequences:
- a CDS encoding SDR family oxidoreductase → TKTIALEVAELGITCNAICPGYVQTPLVEGQIADTAKARGITREEVLRDVLLAAQPTKQFVQPEQVGALVVYLAGDAAAAITGSALTMDGGWTAQ, encoded by the coding sequence TACCAAGACCATCGCCCTGGAGGTGGCCGAGCTTGGCATCACCTGCAACGCCATCTGTCCCGGCTACGTGCAGACGCCGCTGGTGGAAGGCCAGATCGCGGATACCGCCAAAGCGCGCGGCATCACGCGGGAAGAAGTGCTGCGCGACGTGCTGCTGGCGGCGCAGCCGACGAAGCAATTCGTGCAGCCTGAGCAGGTGGGCGCGCTGGTGGTTTATCTCGCAGGCGATGCCGCCGCCGCGATCACCGGCAGCGCCTTGACCATGGATGGTGGCTGGACCGCGCAATGA